Proteins from one Pygocentrus nattereri isolate fPygNat1 chromosome 16, fPygNat1.pri, whole genome shotgun sequence genomic window:
- the thbs4b gene encoding thrombospondin-4-B → MQLLVAVSLILGLNLAADAQSTVYNLLTSPECLPDLLHGGLAEQGVTELFLLATFRLQPRTGTTVFGLYNPQDGSKYFEFTVLGKLNKATLRYLRSDGRLATVTFNNLKLADGEKHHLLFHLKGMEVRAPGPAPHGQGTLPVPGIELYLDCRLVETVRDLPVAFNGLNSNRGVELKTMQGKAQEQLEELKLAFGDSLENVASLQDCHTHQSDSVQTLGLNTKQLTNQMLELTKVINELKDVLIQQVKETSFLRNTISECQACGLDGTVVKQRCAPGVCFRDDMCIETQDGIECGPCPDGYTGDGYSCDDVDECQFNPCFPGVRCVNMAPGFRCEACPLGYTGMAVEGVGVAFAQTHKQVCDDIDECKGPNNGGCTANSVCLNSMGSYTCGGCKTGFTGDQVRGCKPEKSCGNRLQNPCDPNAQCTEERDGTITCLCGIGWAGNGYLCGKDTDIDGYPDEKLRCRDPTCKKDNCVTVPNSGQEDADSDGKGDACDPDADGDGIPNDQDNCWLKPNVDQTNSDKDSHGDACDNCVSVENPDQRDTDSDGLGDACDDDMDGDGVKNFLDNCQRVKNRDQLDRDGDGVGDACDSCGDIPNPNQSDIDNDLVGDSCDTNQDSDGDGHQDSKDNCPLVINSSQLDSDKDGLGDECDDDDDNDNIPDFLPPGPDNCRLVPNPDQIDDNNDGVGDVCESDFDQDKVIDRIDNCPENAEITLTDFRAYQTVVLDPEGDAQIDPNWVVLNQGMEIVQTMNSDPGLAVGYTAFSGVDFEGTFHVNTVTDDDYAGFIFGYQDSSSFYVVMWKQTEQTYWQATPFRAVAEPGIQLKAVKSKSGPGEHLRNSLWHTGDTNDQVRLLWKDQRNVGWKDKVSYRWYLQHRPQVGYIRVRFYEGTELVADSGVTIDTTMRGGRLGVFCFSQENIIWSNLKYRCNDTIPEDFQEFSTQQVLDPL, encoded by the exons TGTATAACCTCCTGACATCACCGGAGTGTCTGCCAGATCTCTTGCACGGGGGCCTGGCAGAACAGGGTGTAACAGAACTCTTCCTGCTCGCCACGTTCCGTCTGCAACCGAGAACCGGCACCACCGTGTTTGGGCTCTACAATCCACAGGATGGCAGCAAGTACTTTGAGTTCACCGTCTTGGGCAAACTCAACAAAG CTACGTTGCGATATCTTCGCAGTGATGGCAGGTTGGCCACTGTTACCTTCAACAACCTTAAACTAGCGGACGGAGAAAAGCACCACCTCCTTTTCCACCTGAAGGGCATGGAGGTCAGAGCTCCAGGGCCAGCCCCACACGGCCAGGGGACGCTGCCCGTGCCAGGGATCGAACTGTATTTGGACTGCCGATTGGTTGAGACAGTGAGAGATTTACCAGTGGCCTTCAACGGCCTCAACAGCAACCGGGGGGTGGAGCTAAAGACCATGCAAGGGAAAGCACAG GAGCAACTGGAGGAGCTGAAGCTGGCCTTTGGTGATTCGCTGGAGAATGTTGCATCACTGCAGGACTGCCACACCCATCAGAGCGACTCTGTCCAGACTCTGG GGCTCAACACCAaacagctgaccaatcagatgtTGGAGCTGACCAAAGTTATAAACGAGCTGAAGGACGTGCTAATTCAACAG GTGAAAGAGACTTCCTTCCTCAGAAACACAATCTCTGAGTGTCAAGCCTGCG GCCTGGATGGGACGGTGGTGAAGCAACGGTGCGCTCCTGGCGTGTGTTTCCGTGATGATATGTGTATCGAGACACAGGATGGAATAGAGTGTGGTCCCTGTCCTGATGGTTACACTGGAGATGGGTACAGCTGTGATGATGTCGATGAG TGCCAGTTTAACCCGTGTTTCCCGGGTGTGCGGTGCGTAAACATGGCCCCAGGATTCCGCTGTGAGGCATGTCCTCTCGGCTACACCGGCATGGCTGTGGAAGGCGTTGGAGTTGCTTTTGCCCAGACACACAAACAG GTGTGTGATGATATTGATGAGTGTAAGGGACCAAACAACGGAGGCTGCACAGCCAACTCAGTCTGCCTGAACTCCATG GGTTCATACACTTGTGGCGGCTGTAAAACAGGATTCACAGGTGATCAGGTTAGAGGGTGTAAGCCGGAGAAGAGCTGCGGGAATCGGCTGCAAAACCCTTGCGACCCCAATGCACAGTGCACTGAGGAACGGGACGGCACCATCACTTGCctg tgTGGTATCGGCTGGGCAGGAAATGGCTATCTCTGCGGTAAAGACACAGACATTGATGGCTACCCAGACGAGAAGCTTCGCTGTCGAGACCCCACATGCAAGAAG GATAACTGTGTGACAGTGCCAAATTCAGGACAGGAGGACGCCGATTCAGATGGAAAGGGTGATGCCTGTGACCCAGACGCTGACGGAGATGGAATACCTAACGatcag GATAACTGCTGGCTGAAGCCGAACGTGGATCAAACCAACAGCGACAAGGATAGCCATGGTGACGCTTGTGATAACTGTGTCAGTGTGGAGAATCCGGACCAGCGGGACACTGATTCAGACGGCCTCGGGGACGCATGTGACGACGATATGGATGGAGACG GTGTGAAAAACTTCCTGGATAACTGCCAGCGAGTGAAGAACAGGGATCAGCTGGACCGGGATGGAGATGGAGTGGGAGATGCCTGCGACAGCTGTGGAGACATTCCCAACCCCAACCAG TCGGACATTGATAACGACCTtgtcggagactcgtgtgacaCAAATCAAGACAG tgatggtgatggacACCAGGACTCAAAAGACAACTGTCCACTGGTGATAAACAGCTCCCAGCTGGACTCTGATAAAGATGGCCTTGGTGACGAGtgtgacgatgatgatgataatgacaaCATCCCTGATTTCCTGCCCCCTGGCCCTGATAACTGTCGCCTGGTCCCCAACCCTGACCAGATCGATGACAACA ATGATGGTGTAGGTGACGTGTGCGAGTCAGACTTTGACCAAGACAAGGTGATTGACAGAATTGACAACTGCCCAGAGAATGCAGAGATCACCCTGACAGACTTCAGAGCTTACCAGACTGTTGTGCTGGACCCTGAGGGCGACGCCCAGATTGACCCTAATTGGGTTGTTCTGAATCAG GGGATGGAGATCGTGCAAACAATGAACAGTGATCCTGGTCTTGCTGTGG GTTATACAGCGTTCAGCGGTGTCGACTTTGAGGGCACATTCCACGTGAACACGGTGACTGACGACGACTACGCTGGCTTTATCTTCGGCTACCAGGACTCGTCCAGCTTCTATGTTGTGATGTGGAAGCAGACGGAGCAAACGTACTGGCAGGCCACGCCCTTCAGGGCCGTCGCTGAGCCTGGCATCCAGCTGAAG GCGGTGAAGTCAAAGTCTGGCCCAGGTGAACACTTGCGAAATTCCCTGTGGCACACGGGTGACACCAACGACCAGGTGCGTCTGCTGTGGAAGGACCAGCGTAACGTTGGCTGGAAGGACAAAGTGTCGTACCGCTGGTACCTGCAGCACCGTCCGCAAGTTGGCTACATCAG GGTTCGTTTCTATGAGGGCACAGAGCTGGTGGCGGACTCTGGCGTGACAATCGACACGACGATGAGGGGCGGCAGGTTAGGTGTGTTCTGCTTCTCTCAGGAGAACATCATCTGGTCCAACCTGAAGTACCGCTGCAACG ACACTATTCCAGAGGACTTCCAGGAGTTCAGCACGCAGCAAGTCTTGGATCCTCTGTAA